TACCACTTCTCTTGCCGTTTTTACGGATATGAGTAGCCCCGCACTCTGGACATTGCATGGCAGATTCCTCCTGTTCATCCTCTAATTATGCAACACCGTACAGCCTTATGCTCAACCGTTGTGACAGCAATGCGAGGTGTGATTCCCGATCGTGTTAGCTGATGAATCGTCCCCTGAATTGCAAGGTTAATACTTTCTGTTGAACCAGATGTCCAGATAATGTCTTGTGGTATGGCACCGGTGAGTGCTGCTACATGCTGAGCAGCTTGTTTAACTTCTATATCTGCGCGATCGCCCCAAGCATGATCAACACTGCTTGCATTGCCAAACTTAGTCACCATATAATGATGTATGCAATGGGCAACGCGTGGATCTACAGGAGTTGTAAGACGATAATCCAGATAAATAGGATAGGATTTCGTAGTCGTGGGATTCAGTTTAGCTTGACTAGCGTGATCCTATTCTAATTTCAGGACCATATTGACGAAATTCATCATCTAGGTGGAAGAGAGAGTTACGAATCCATTGACGAAGTTGACGTGCGGGCTCTAAACAGTCTCGTTCATAGTCCATCACCGTCAGCTTCAGGTGAGGATAAAGAATTTTGAGAAAACCAGCTGCAGACTTTAAAATAGCATTTTGATCACGAACAGTTGCAGTACCATCGAAAAGAGTATGTTGTTGTGCATAGGATTGATAGCGGTTATCTTGACGGAGGCTCAGCAGGGCTTCTCCAAAAAAGTCCATCTTGAGTCCGGTCTGGAAAGCAACCATGTCTCGGTTAAATTTTGGGATCTCCCAGCCTGGGATAATCCCTGCAAAACGATCGAGAAATGCTGTTTCACTAAAAAAGTCTGGGAGATTAGCCACTAAATGATTGGGATGTCGAGGACGTAGATCGGCATCAAGTTCAATGTTGGCTAGCATGACTAGAGAACAATCACTACTGATATCCGAGAAGCCTGAGCGATTATAGCGGCCACTAGCTAAGTAGTTTTTAAGTGGCCCAATCACCTCACTGGGGTTATCAAACGTCAGACTTTGAACCTCGTCGAGAACAACAACATCATGACGCCCTAGTAATCCTACCTCTTTCGTTCTCCCGTTGATGAAAAGTTGAGCAGGGGTTACTTTTCCACCGCTCACCAAAGCAACTTTGTTACTAATATTTTCAAATACATAGCTTTTGCCTGTTCCCTTGGGAGCGAGTTCCATCACGTGAAAGTTAGATTCAACTAATGGTAAGAGGCGGGCTAACATCCAAGTCTTTGCATGATGGTTATAGGCTAAGTGCTCGGGGTTATAGCCCATAGAACAGAGCATTAGATCTCGCCATTCTTGACTGCTGAAGCGATCGCGACAGTCTGCATAAGCTGTCAAATCTACTTTAGAACATTGGAACGGATCAAAGTCAATAACCTCTGGTGTGCCATCACTTAACAAGCCTAGAGATATCTTACCCCAAACTCCCTGGCGCAGTAGCGCTTCATAGCGTTCAATTAAATCAGTAGAAATAGAGCACTCAGTAAGATTCAACACAGGAATAGTTGCAAATGGATCTGGAATTTCTCCTTTACCTCGTTCTAGCCGTACCCTGACCTGTAAAAGGGCAATGATTTTACATACTTCACCCTGGGTTAATTTAAATGAAATTACGTTACGATCATCTTTCCGTGGAAATGCTTTGCGGACGAAGTCGTGGATTTTGTCTGATTCTTGGGTAGATAATGGCCCATTCCCTGGAATGATTTTGTCTAGTAGCCACTCTGCTACAAAGCTCGGGACTCCTGCCCCTGTTAGTCCGCTGGAGGGTAAGCGGGTTTTGTCAATGCTCAAGGCTCTAAACACTTGGCGAACGCGATCGCTGTCATAGGACTGAAGATTAGAGGAAGTCATCAATTTCAAACCCGCTAGTAAACATTCTCTGAATTGTCAGGTGTGAATCTGGATCTAGGATAGCTGACCCCATTTCTCCCGTACCAGCATATTGAAAGCTTAAGTGCCCTTGTAGGGAAAGATGAACATGGTTCTCTTGATGATTGTCAGACATCGTGATGGAATGTGGCAAGGGGATATCTACCGTTACTGTACCACCCTGGGCAATCCATGAGATGTATTCATCCAGATAATACCCATGGGACAATTCAGGAATCTCTTGGATATGGAGACAAAGATTGCTTAAAGAAACAGAATTGGTATTCTGAATGGTGATAGATAGACGATCGTTCAGATGACCATGACTAGTGCCTGATGCATGCACCAAGACAGCAGAACGCTGAATTTGACGCCGTAGGATAGAATATCCAACAATCACCTCCTCAGGAAATAGACCGCCGTGGGAGCCAATCACACCTTGATTTGTGGTGTAGCTATAGGCATTAAGACTACCCGCTCCTCGAACTACGCTAACATGTTCTGGCACGGCAAAGCGATCGCTCTCCAGCACCACAAAACGTGGATCATCCGTCGCACCCAATGCCATCCGTCCTTGCAGAGTTAACCCAGGAGGAGGGTTAGACATCTGAGGCGTGATGCCCATCATTTGACCATGATCACTGGCAATCACAATTCTTAGCGCGTCAGGGTCTGGATATTCATCTAAACAATGATGAATCCGCTCAGCAATTATCTTTAGCTTCAGCGATCGCTCTTTGCTATAAAGACTGAACCAGTCAGTGTGATGATGGAACATAGCATCGAACTCTGTTGTATCCCAGCAATAGAGCTGATAGTTTCGTCGCCGCAAGTCTTTGTAGAGTTGGTCAAGCTGAGCATCTGTGTAGCGCTTACCAGACTTGACGTTGAATCCTTGCGCAGCCTGAACCATAGGGGCTGCTCGATTGGGCAATCGCTGGCTGTAGAGACTCCACTTGGCATACTCTGTTTTGGTGGGCAGAATACTAAATAATGGCTGAGGTTCTGTTTCTAACCTTAAGGTATTAGAGTCAGTTAAATATCTAATCAAATCTTGATGATCTAACCATCCTAACCCATCAATCACAACCCAAAGAACTGGATGCTGTAAAGCTTGCTCCTGAGCCTGATACCCTGCATGATAATTTAGGTGAGAGGTTTCAACCGGATCTTCTTTTAAGGTTGGATAATGCTCTAGAATCCAGTTAACAAAGCTTTCCGCCAAAGCAATACTGTCTTGTTGATCGATGGGCGGCTGTTTTGAAATAATTTCCCATTGACGGAAAGGCAAGTATTGCGCTGTAACCCATTGAAGTGTTTCTTCAGGAGACGCTTCTAGAGGTAGCGGTGTTGGCAGAGGATAGGCTTGATGAGCGTCTAAGCTGCGGCGCTGATCTGAGGTAAGATAGCGAAATAATCTGTGGGTGCGATCGCGGGTAATCCATTGAGGTCGCTGGATCAGTATAGTAAATGCTAGCTCTGCTACGCGATCGCCCCCAGATATTCTGGCAAGGTCAAGATTGTCTAGATCTTGAGCGTGATTGCGGTAGAGTCGCTGTTGCCAAAACTGCTCAAATTCTGCCTGAATGATGGATGGAATAGGATGAGGATAGTTGCCCAGGATGGGCAGTGAAGGCTCTTGTAAACCAAGCCATTGCCGTAATATGTCGAGTTTATGATCTGGCTGGTAGAAAGATGTCCAGTCGCCTGGCGGTAATGCCTGGCACCATGCTTGTTCCAGGGGTTGCAGGTCAGAGGGAACTGCCACAGTCAGCCACTGGGCAAGATGTTCTCTTGATGGTTCAGGGTACCATAGAACGGGATCGCTTTTAGTTTGGCTTGCCAAGACACTCGCAATGGCATCCTCGTCAGGGTAAGCATCCAACCTTACCACTAAGGATAGAACTTTGGCATCGTTCCAATCATTAGGAATAGCAATCCCAGCCAGCCATTGCTCCAATCGTGAGCGTGGCGAGGCTTGGATCGTGACTCGATGCATTTGGTTCCAAACGCGCAGCCAGTCTTCTGCCCAATGGCACAATCGCTGACCACTGACCCAGCAGGGAGCATGATGCCTGCCAAGATGTTGTAACCATTCAACTTCCGTAC
The Leptolyngbya sp. CCY15150 DNA segment above includes these coding regions:
- a CDS encoding aminotransferase class V-fold PLP-dependent enzyme — encoded protein: MNPTTTKSYPIYLDYRLTTPVDPRVAHCIHHYMVTKFGNASSVDHAWGDRADIEVKQAAQHVAALTGAIPQDIIWTSGSTESINLAIQGTIHQLTRSGITPRIAVTTVEHKAVRCCIIRG
- the brxL gene encoding BREX system Lon protease-like protein BrxL codes for the protein MTSSNLQSYDSDRVRQVFRALSIDKTRLPSSGLTGAGVPSFVAEWLLDKIIPGNGPLSTQESDKIHDFVRKAFPRKDDRNVISFKLTQGEVCKIIALLQVRVRLERGKGEIPDPFATIPVLNLTECSISTDLIERYEALLRQGVWGKISLGLLSDGTPEVIDFDPFQCSKVDLTAYADCRDRFSSQEWRDLMLCSMGYNPEHLAYNHHAKTWMLARLLPLVESNFHVMELAPKGTGKSYVFENISNKVALVSGGKVTPAQLFINGRTKEVGLLGRHDVVVLDEVQSLTFDNPSEVIGPLKNYLASGRYNRSGFSDISSDCSLVMLANIELDADLRPRHPNHLVANLPDFFSETAFLDRFAGIIPGWEIPKFNRDMVAFQTGLKMDFFGEALLSLRQDNRYQSYAQQHTLFDGTATVRDQNAILKSAAGFLKILYPHLKLTVMDYERDCLEPARQLRQWIRNSLFHLDDEFRQYGPEIRIGSR